A genomic window from Candidatus Delongbacteria bacterium includes:
- a CDS encoding T9SS type A sorting domain-containing protein, producing MKRLAFVFLILSFTYSLLSSEWERLNPNITNQNLNSVAKVTDSKIITVGDNETVLVSNDQGSSWTKIESEAFETKSFKKVSFINSDTGFILSNDNKFLKSIDGGNNWNVLPVVYGISINSFTFTDEMNGFAVGNSGKVISTTNGGSSWTETVLNDTLNFMDIAMNGNVGYIVGGTTPSRYNYYGQYTSLAEGCIFETNDGGATWNLIYEDEQSYFKCVKFDGYGNPYLGVGYTNGIENPLQMSQVSVGKIAKISNSNVNFLKTTNFLIENINFGENSNCMVDGRYTSSYVEFELGSYSDYHMFSYSDDDFSNSQSTQVIEGIRDLTIIDNNCIAVGPNGLIAEYDSNFNIQNSSTITQGNILSLKDFNNKLYAAVQEISIGSGLGTYFIYISDDNGENWIKKEISDNQYDEIYGDNFFLNVIDENKMYFTTSSMISCGFSDVYYTEDGGNSWIEIEYVLGFFNKLNILNNDLGFALNSENNHFVRFLTEDFQPQDINLTGINDFSFDGNFVYACGNNKQIYKSADFGENWEPLNSSINGNENFTNIQFKGNFGIAVGSGGNIIYKTFDGGQNWTYDDYNLNPTPVENIEISSPNLLIATDSDGILYTSTNYGYGWDKVQIDNQRKINSILPTNEGIYAAGIGGELLFSNSFLDPQITLDEALKYYPLNTGDVRRYVSISRHIDNTTATKEEIVIGEPVVMSNGKAYRSFGNYFERVDGSTGVVYRYNEDLGVEEQLDSLLATTGDSFKSIRLDEYSDQFALCYGYNQDSFSIFDFETRTYGRKYIPTNGSVIYHELTKNIGLTSTVENELFGSMYSNEHYLIYANINGVEYTPIENLTDYYKYNVGNSWIYDKYNYANTKIGTMEICVVEDSIATDDIYKKLKTIERDLNGNLLTSAIDYVRYDEEYSLVGDDCIVGGTVMSDYLNIEARKRIRSIPNVSYTENYKGIGLGIYKNLENNTEYKLVYALIDGTEYGSTSVDESVVSSFQLYQNYPNPFNPTTTIKFALPNSDHVKISIFNIAGSKIYESNRTYNSGVNNIIFDGSKFSSGQYFYKVETKEFSQVRKMLLIK from the coding sequence ATGAAAAGGCTAGCTTTCGTTTTCTTGATTTTAAGTTTTACTTATTCCCTCTTGTCTTCGGAGTGGGAAAGGTTAAATCCGAACATAACGAACCAAAATTTGAATTCTGTAGCCAAGGTTACAGATAGTAAGATTATTACTGTGGGAGATAATGAAACTGTACTTGTTTCCAATGATCAGGGTAGTAGCTGGACTAAAATTGAAAGCGAAGCATTTGAAACTAAATCTTTCAAAAAGGTATCATTTATCAATTCAGATACGGGATTCATATTGTCAAATGATAATAAATTTCTAAAATCTATTGATGGTGGAAATAACTGGAATGTTCTGCCTGTTGTATATGGTATTTCTATAAACTCGTTTACATTTACAGACGAAATGAACGGATTTGCTGTCGGTAATAGTGGAAAAGTGATAAGTACTACAAATGGAGGAAGCTCTTGGACAGAAACTGTACTAAATGATACTTTAAATTTTATGGATATAGCAATGAATGGGAATGTGGGTTATATAGTAGGAGGAACAACGCCAAGTCGCTATAATTATTATGGACAGTACACAAGTTTGGCAGAAGGTTGCATTTTTGAAACCAATGATGGTGGAGCAACATGGAATCTAATTTATGAAGATGAACAGTCCTATTTCAAGTGTGTTAAATTTGATGGATATGGAAATCCTTATTTGGGCGTTGGATACACCAATGGGATTGAAAATCCATTGCAAATGTCACAAGTTAGTGTTGGGAAAATTGCAAAAATTTCAAATTCAAACGTAAATTTCCTTAAGACTACTAATTTTTTGATTGAAAATATTAATTTTGGAGAAAATTCTAATTGTATGGTTGATGGGAGATATACATCCTCATATGTTGAATTTGAGTTAGGCAGTTATTCAGATTATCATATGTTCTCCTATTCAGATGATGATTTTTCAAATTCACAATCAACACAAGTTATAGAAGGTATAAGGGATCTAACAATTATCGATAATAATTGTATTGCTGTTGGTCCAAACGGTCTAATCGCTGAATATGATTCTAATTTCAATATTCAAAATAGTTCAACAATAACTCAAGGCAATATCTTAAGTTTGAAAGATTTCAACAATAAACTATATGCAGCTGTACAAGAGATTTCAATAGGCTCTGGTTTAGGAACATATTTTATCTACATTTCTGATGATAATGGAGAAAACTGGATAAAAAAAGAGATTTCTGATAATCAATACGATGAAATCTATGGTGATAATTTCTTCTTAAATGTCATTGATGAAAATAAAATGTATTTTACGACATCTTCTATGATCAGTTGCGGGTTTTCAGATGTTTATTACACTGAAGATGGTGGAAATTCTTGGATAGAAATAGAATATGTTTTAGGTTTTTTTAATAAACTGAACATTCTCAATAATGATTTAGGCTTTGCATTAAATTCTGAAAATAATCATTTTGTCAGATTCCTAACCGAAGATTTTCAACCTCAAGATATTAATTTAACGGGAATAAATGATTTTAGTTTTGATGGCAATTTCGTTTATGCTTGCGGAAACAACAAACAAATATACAAATCTGCTGATTTTGGTGAAAATTGGGAACCATTGAACTCAAGTATAAATGGAAACGAAAATTTTACAAATATTCAGTTTAAAGGAAATTTTGGAATTGCAGTTGGAAGTGGCGGTAATATTATTTATAAAACCTTTGATGGAGGTCAAAACTGGACCTACGATGACTATAATTTGAATCCAACTCCGGTGGAAAATATTGAGATATCCAGTCCTAATCTTTTAATTGCTACAGATTCTGATGGAATACTTTATACCTCTACAAATTATGGTTATGGTTGGGATAAAGTACAAATTGATAACCAAAGAAAAATCAATTCCATCTTACCAACAAACGAAGGAATCTATGCTGCTGGAATTGGTGGAGAACTTCTATTTTCAAATTCATTTTTAGATCCGCAGATTACATTGGATGAAGCTTTGAAATATTATCCTTTGAACACCGGTGATGTAAGAAGATATGTCTCAATTAGTAGACACATTGACAATACAACCGCAACTAAAGAAGAAATTGTAATTGGTGAACCTGTTGTTATGTCCAATGGAAAGGCATATAGATCTTTTGGAAATTATTTTGAAAGAGTGGATGGTTCAACTGGGGTGGTATATAGATACAATGAGGATCTTGGAGTTGAAGAACAATTAGATAGTTTATTAGCTACTACTGGAGATAGTTTCAAATCAATTCGTCTAGATGAATATAGCGATCAATTCGCTTTATGTTATGGTTATAATCAAGACTCATTTTCTATTTTTGATTTTGAAACAAGAACCTATGGAAGAAAATATATTCCGACTAATGGATCTGTCATTTACCATGAATTAACTAAAAATATTGGTTTAACTTCTACAGTTGAAAATGAACTATTTGGTAGTATGTACTCCAATGAACATTACCTTATTTATGCCAACATAAATGGAGTTGAGTACACTCCTATAGAAAATCTGACCGATTACTATAAATACAATGTTGGTAATTCATGGATCTACGATAAATATAACTATGCAAATACTAAAATCGGAACTATGGAAATTTGTGTAGTGGAAGACTCTATTGCAACTGATGATATCTATAAAAAGCTTAAAACAATTGAAAGAGATTTGAATGGAAATCTTTTAACAAGTGCTATTGATTACGTTAGATATGATGAAGAATATAGTTTGGTTGGGGATGATTGTATCGTTGGAGGAACAGTCATGTCTGACTATTTAAATATTGAAGCTAGAAAAAGAATACGTTCAATACCAAATGTAAGCTATACAGAAAATTACAAAGGAATCGGTCTTGGGATATATAAAAATTTGGAAAATAATACTGAATACAAATTGGTTTATGCTTTAATTGACGGTACAGAATATGGTTCTACATCTGTGGATGAATCAGTCGTTAGCTCATTTCAGCTTTATCAGAACTATCCTAATCCGTTCAATCCTACAACAACAATAAAATTTGCACTTCCGAATAGTGATCATGTTAAAATTTCAATATTCAATATTGCTGGTAGCAAGATTTATGAATCAAATAGAACATATAATTCGGGAGTTAATAATATTATTTTCGATGGTAGTAAATTTTCGTCAGGACAATATTTTTATAAAGTAGAAACTAAGGAGTTCTCTCAAGTAAGAAAGATGTTGCTGATAAAATGA